One window from the genome of Hippocampus zosterae strain Florida chromosome 7, ASM2543408v3, whole genome shotgun sequence encodes:
- the LOC127603272 gene encoding kelch repeat and BTB domain-containing protein 13, which produces MALPGGLGFVQEKNATLDLAEEEIGLLRVKVEESCFVAERALLARHSDYFRALFRSGMRDSKQEELHLKGGLRARGFLIALAVCRREIPTLRHPEELLDAVECAAFLQVPRLSRHLCDIVDSDNCLLLYRAADTFGVEDLFGSAALFLRDAFDDLEETARATLPDGLLQYCQSLSPASYVAIGTHSPSTELLGDAHRVVRYLDEKEGHWKHLAHLPTSCSTSMCGVAVLDNLLYIVGGVYGYGKDAVDGAFRFEPELGVWTALPGPQRPRYDFTLLGHEGRLYAVGGEFRKKHTASAERYDPSKGEWTFIRRAPRPVASAACAVARRRMFVCFWKPPDTTDIYEYVALDDRWKWTTAMIRPQSYGHCMVAHGDNLYVMRNGPRNDFLRCLMDCYNLTTAQWTAMPGHYINSKGALFTAMIRADSALTVKHMLTLEYAVGARGWKPRRQMKGFPQSGSLRTCLLRLPKTGPAIAQKGLLLKDKTVRSADDMLAV; this is translated from the coding sequence ATGGCCTTGCCCGGGGGCCTGGGATTCGTTCAAGAGAAGAATGCGACCCTTGATCTGGCGGAGGAAGAGATCGGCCTGCTACGGGTGAAGGTGGAAGAGAGCTGCTTCGTTGCCGAGAGGGCCTTGCTCGCCAGGCACAGCGACTACTTCCGGGCCCTCTTTCGGTCCGGCATGCGAGATAGTAAGCAGGAGGAGCTGCACCTGAAAGGAGGGCTGCGCGCCAGAGGTTTCCTCATCGCTCTCGCCGTCTGTCGGCGGGAGATTCCCACCCTGCGCCACCCGGAGGAGCTGCTCGACGCCGTGGAGTGCGCCGCTTTCCTTCAGGTGCCGCGTTTGAGTCGACACCTTTGTGACATCGTCGATTCGGACAACTGCCTCTTGCTGTACCGCGCCGCCGATACCTTTGGGGTGGAGGACCTCTTTGGCAGCGCCGCCCTGTTCCTTCGCGACGCCTTCGACGACCTCGAGGAAACGGCGCGGGCGACGCTCCCCGATGGTCTGCTGCAGTATTGTCAGTCGTTATCGCCCGCATCTTACGTGGCAATCGGTACCCACTCTCCTTCAACGGAGCTGCTCGGCGACGCCCACCGGGTCGTGCGCTACCTCGATGAGAAAGAAGGACACTGGAAGCATCTGGCGCACCTCCCGACCTCCTGCAGTACCTCCATGTGCGGTGTGGCGGTGCTGGACAACCTCCTCTACATTGTCGGGGGAGTTTACGGTTACGGAAAAGACGCTGTTGACGGCGCCTTCCGCTTTGAGCCCGAATTGGGGGTTTGGACCGCGCTCCCGGGACCCCAGCGACCCAGATATGATTTCACCCTGCTGGGGCACGAGGGCCGACTCTACGCCGTCGGAGGCGAGTTCCGGAAAAAGCACACCGCCAGCGCGGAGCGTTATGACCCTTCGAAGGGAGAGTGGACTTTTATACGACGGGCACCGAGGCCCGTCGCGTCGGCCGCTTGCGCCGTCGCGAGGCGTCGGATGTTCGTCTGCTTCTGGAAGCCTCCCGATACCACGGACATTTACGAGTATGTGGCGCTGGATGACCGCTGGAAATGGACCACCGCCATGATCAGACCTCAGAGTTACGGCCACTGCATGGTGGCCCACGGGGACAATCTGTACGTCATGCGCAACGGGCCCCGCAATGACTTTCTCCGCTGTCTCATGGACTGCTACAATCTGACCACGGCTCAATGGACAGCCATGCCGGGGCACTACATCAACAGCAAGGGGGCGCTGTTCACCGCCATGATCAGGGCTGACTCCGCGCTCACGGTGAAGCACATGCTCACGCTCGAGTATGCCGTCGGCGCACGTGGATGGAAGCCCCGAAGGCAGATGAAGGGCTTTCCGCAGAGCGGATCGCTCCGGACGTGTTTGCTTCGGCTTCCCAAGACCGGGCCGGCGATAGCCCAAAAGGGACTGCTTTTGAAAGACAAGACAGTGCGGTCGGCCGATGACATGCTGGCGGTCTAA